From Methanosarcina lacustris Z-7289, one genomic window encodes:
- a CDS encoding flavodoxin family protein: MKVIGIVGSPRTNGNTNILVQQVLEGAAEAGAETRTFLLNEMNYKGCQGCNYCKSHDKCKLEDDLMEVFDELAAADGVVFGSPIYFGQFTGQMRLFLDRCYSLINADFSSRVPAGKKAVIVGTQGAPDAAAFKGVYEEFAGQISNFMGMEVKDTIVGIGYHAPGEVKDDSELMGKAKNTGLNLLK, translated from the coding sequence ATGAAAGTTATAGGTATAGTTGGAAGTCCCCGAACGAATGGAAACACGAATATCCTTGTCCAGCAGGTCCTCGAAGGCGCAGCAGAAGCAGGTGCGGAAACCCGGACCTTCCTCCTCAACGAGATGAACTACAAAGGCTGCCAGGGTTGCAACTATTGCAAGAGCCATGATAAGTGCAAGCTTGAAGACGACCTTATGGAAGTATTCGACGAGCTTGCAGCAGCTGACGGCGTTGTATTTGGCTCTCCGATTTACTTTGGCCAGTTTACAGGCCAGATGAGGCTATTCCTTGACCGCTGCTATTCCCTCATAAACGCAGACTTTTCCTCTCGCGTCCCTGCAGGGAAAAAGGCTGTGATTGTAGGAACCCAGGGAGCCCCTGATGCTGCCGCGTTCAAAGGTGTCTATGAGGAGTTCGCAGGGCAGATCTCAAACTTCATGGGCATGGAAGTAAAGGATACAATAGTAGGAATCGGATACCACGCCCCCGGAGAGGTAAAGGACGATTCCGAACTTATGGGAAAAGCGAAAAACACAGGCCTTAACCTGTTAAAATAA
- a CDS encoding PKD domain-containing protein: MNPGTYTENVKITKDNLTIRSASGNPDDTMIKAKNSTNNVIFVDADNVKISGIKANAATSEIASGICLSGCNNCVIEQNKLTVNGRGIYLVSSRGCTVSGNTIVNNGYFGIVLGSSNNNIISGNTATNSERGIYIGNSDENTVSGNTVTLNSVLGFYSCSLCDRNQIYNNYFNNTEISVKTGSGNTYNTTKTAGTNIIGGSYIGGNYWGKPNGKGFSDTAVDKDGDGISDSTYTLPGSSYVDYLPLVYQANSSEPVHPVADFSSDFASGNAPLTVSFTDISTGNPITWDWNFGDGTTSTDQNPVHTYTSAGDYTVTLTVNNADGAASKDGTITVLQTTEPVVPVANFTSDVASENAPLTVTFTDTSTGFPTAWSWDFGDGTTSTDQNPVHTYTSAGDYTVTLTVSNADGTASKDGTITVLQTTEPVVPVANFTSDVASGNAPLTVTFTDTSTGNPTTWDWDFGDGTTSTDQNPVHTYTSAGDYTVTLTASNANGESPITGSITVLQPSELILPVADFGTSATQGPAPLAVQFTDLSQNTVSWSWDFDNDGQPDSTEQSPVYVYRVPGDYTVNLMVSNENGTASKTLEIKVLEAEKDTGLPVANFSANVTSGYVPLAVQFTDLSQKATSIGWDFNNDGVADVSSSPVGYVYTSPGTYTVNLLATNENGTVSKTLEIEVLNERSSGGSSHSSGGGGGGSPEPARNVETKELSQVYITNGKAVQFDFAKNATCVVYVNFDAKKTVGKTTTIAEELKNKSALVSELPSDEVYKSFNVWVGNGGYATQNNIENPVLCFKVEKSWLQNKSIDQASIALNRYEDKAWVQLPVTLSKEDDTYLYFTARVPGFSSFAITGKAKSLSKGDPTEAKPRQETRFVGGEAVKSMGAEVEQNSSQGKDKAAPGFGLIYGIACILAVFLYKRK, from the coding sequence ATAAATCCCGGAACTTACACGGAAAATGTCAAAATAACCAAAGATAATCTTACTATCAGGTCGGCTTCCGGAAACCCTGACGATACAATGATTAAAGCTAAAAATTCAACAAACAACGTGATCTTCGTGGATGCAGATAATGTCAAAATTAGCGGCATTAAAGCTAATGCAGCAACTTCGGAAATCGCCTCAGGAATCTGTCTTTCCGGATGCAATAATTGTGTAATTGAACAAAACAAGCTCACAGTTAACGGACGTGGAATTTATCTCGTGAGTTCCAGAGGGTGCACGGTCTCGGGAAACACAATTGTCAACAATGGTTATTTTGGAATTGTGCTCGGGAGTTCCAACAACAATATCATTTCCGGAAATACAGCTACCAATTCCGAGCGTGGTATCTATATTGGCAACTCTGACGAGAATACCGTTTCAGGCAATACTGTCACTTTGAACAGTGTTTTAGGGTTCTATAGTTGTAGTTTGTGTGACCGAAACCAGATTTATAATAACTACTTCAATAACACCGAGATATCCGTTAAAACCGGATCCGGAAATACCTACAACACTACAAAAACCGCAGGCACAAATATCATTGGCGGTTCTTATATCGGAGGGAACTACTGGGGAAAACCAAATGGAAAAGGTTTCTCCGACACAGCAGTAGATAAGGATGGAGATGGAATTTCCGACTCTACATACACTCTCCCAGGCAGCTCATACGTAGATTACCTGCCTCTTGTATACCAGGCTAACTCGTCTGAGCCTGTACACCCTGTTGCGGACTTCAGCAGCGATTTTGCTTCAGGAAATGCCCCACTGACGGTTTCATTTACTGATATAAGCACAGGAAATCCCATTACATGGGACTGGAATTTCGGAGACGGAACCACTTCAACAGACCAGAACCCCGTACACACATACACCTCAGCAGGAGATTACACAGTAACGCTCACAGTAAACAATGCAGACGGAGCAGCTTCAAAAGACGGTACAATAACGGTCCTCCAAACCACTGAACCGGTCGTTCCTGTTGCTAACTTTACCAGTGATGTTGCTTCTGAAAATGCCCCACTGACGGTTACATTTACTGATACAAGCACGGGCTTTCCAACAGCCTGGAGCTGGGATTTCGGAGACGGAACCACTTCAACAGACCAGAACCCCGTACACACATACACCTCAGCAGGAGATTACACAGTAACGCTCACAGTAAGCAATGCAGACGGAACAGCTTCAAAAGATGGTACGATAACGGTCCTCCAAACCACTGAACCGGTCGTTCCTGTTGCTAACTTTACCAGTGATGTTGCTTCAGGAAATGCCCCACTGACGGTTACATTTACTGATACAAGCACAGGAAATCCCACTACATGGGACTGGGATTTCGGAGACGGAACCACTTCAACAGACCAGAACCCCGTACACACATACACCTCAGCAGGAGATTACACAGTAACGCTCACAGCAAGCAATGCAAACGGTGAATCTCCAATAACAGGTTCAATAACTGTCCTTCAACCCTCTGAACTGATACTTCCTGTCGCTGATTTCGGCACCAGCGCCACTCAGGGTCCTGCCCCTCTCGCGGTCCAGTTTACAGACCTGTCACAAAATACAGTTTCGTGGAGTTGGGACTTTGACAACGACGGACAGCCTGACTCCACTGAACAGAGTCCGGTTTATGTGTATAGAGTTCCAGGAGACTATACCGTTAACCTGATGGTAAGCAATGAAAACGGCACGGCTTCAAAAACTCTCGAAATAAAAGTGCTGGAGGCAGAAAAGGATACAGGTCTTCCTGTTGCAAACTTCAGTGCAAATGTTACCAGCGGCTATGTTCCCCTTGCGGTTCAGTTTACAGACCTCTCGCAAAAAGCAACTTCGATAGGCTGGGATTTTAACAATGATGGAGTAGCTGATGTGAGCTCCAGTCCCGTAGGTTATGTATACACATCTCCGGGAACCTATACCGTAAATCTGCTTGCAACCAATGAAAACGGCACGGTTTCAAAAACTCTAGAAATAGAGGTGCTGAATGAGAGAAGTTCCGGAGGAAGCAGCCACAGCAGTGGCGGTGGTGGTGGAGGTTCTCCTGAACCTGCAAGAAACGTTGAAACCAAAGAACTTTCTCAGGTATACATAACAAACGGCAAAGCTGTACAGTTTGACTTTGCAAAAAATGCAACCTGTGTCGTATACGTGAACTTTGACGCAAAAAAGACCGTGGGAAAGACCACAACGATTGCCGAGGAATTAAAAAATAAGTCCGCACTTGTCTCCGAACTCCCTTCGGATGAAGTCTATAAATCCTTTAACGTATGGGTCGGAAACGGTGGGTATGCAACCCAGAATAATATCGAAAACCCGGTTCTATGTTTCAAAGTTGAAAAGTCCTGGCTGCAGAATAAAAGTATAGATCAGGCTTCAATTGCCCTTAACAGGTATGAGGACAAAGCCTGGGTACAGCTGCCAGTCACCCTCTCAAAAGAAGATGATACTTACCTTTATTTCACTGCCAGGGTCCCGGGATTCTCTTCCTTTGCAATAACAGGTAAGGCAAAAAGCCTCTCCAAGGGAGATCCAACAGAAGCAAAGCCTAGACAGGAAACTCGCTTCGTTGGAGGAGAAGCTGTGAAAAGTATGGGGGCGGAAGTTGAACAGAACTCTTCACAGGGAAAAGACAAGGCGGCTCCCGGATTTGGGTTAATCTATGGAATAGCCTGCATTCTTGCAGTTTTCCTGTATAAAAGAAAGTAG
- a CDS encoding PKD domain-containing protein, whose protein sequence is MRNKLIIFLGIFLILSLISGTGAAAELIVQPGNSIQAAVDTASSGDVITINPGTYTENVIISKDSLTIRSESENPDNTIIKAKSSTTNVLSVQANNVKISGIKAIGASGSSYSGISLSGCNNCIIENNKLMSNGRGIYLVSSKGCTVSKNTITNNGYYGIVLGSSSKNTISGNTASNDARGIHIGSSDDNTLSGNTVTSNSVLGLYVCGLSDRNLVYNNYFNNTVMIIKSGSGNAYNTAKTAGKNIIHGTYLGGNFWGTPDGSGFSNTAVDADGDGISDSAYSIPGSIYSDSLPLVIPSNQAAPDADFRSNVTSGDMPLGVLFTDASTGTSTAWNWNFGDGTSSTQKNPVHTYSAAGSYTVTLTASNAAGNDTKTKENYIIVTTPQKPVVNFWGAPRSGDAPLSVAFKDITTGVPTAWNWDFGDGTTSAIQNPTHIYSAAGRYTIKLTATNAAGSNTLTKYYYLTLTGTAAQTPVAAFSASPTSGNSSLDVTFADSSTGTPTAWSWNFGDGTTSAIQNPKHTYSTAGTYTVTLTATNAAGSNTVTKTSYIIVGTTAAQKPVAAFSASPTSGNSPMDVTFADSSTGTPTTWSWNFGDGATSAIQNPKHTYSTAGTYTVTLTATNAAGSNTVTKSGYIIVGTTAAQTPIAAFSASPTSGNSPLDVTFTDSSTGTPTAWSWNFGDGTNSAIQNPKHTYSTAGTYTVTLTATNAAGSNTATKTSYITAITAGTTAQKPVVNFWGTPRSGNAPLSVTFKDITTGAPTAWNWDFGDGTTSTDQNPTHIYSAAGNYVIKLTASNAAGSTVLSKYNYITVTGTAAQTPVAAFSASPTSGNSPMDVTFTDSSTGTPTAWSWNFGDGSSSTQKSPTHTYSTAGTYTVTLTATNAAGSNTVTKTSYITATTATTAGTTAQKPVINCWGSPRSGTAPLTVTFKDSSTGSPTAWNWSFGDGTSSTVQNPKHIYSAAGSYTIKLTVTNTAGSTATTKYNYIVVAKA, encoded by the coding sequence ATTAGAAATAAATTAATTATTTTCTTAGGAATTTTTCTCATTTTATCATTAATTTCAGGTACTGGAGCCGCGGCTGAGCTAATTGTCCAGCCAGGAAATTCAATACAGGCTGCCGTTGACACTGCAAGTTCAGGTGATGTAATTACCATAAATCCCGGTACCTATACCGAAAATGTCATAATATCTAAAGATAGCCTCACTATCAGGTCGGAGTCTGAAAACCCTGATAATACAATAATTAAAGCTAAAAGTTCAACTACAAATGTACTCTCCGTACAGGCGAATAATGTAAAAATTAGCGGGATTAAAGCTATTGGAGCAAGTGGGTCCAGCTATTCAGGAATTTCTCTTTCCGGATGCAATAATTGTATAATTGAGAACAACAAGCTCATGAGCAACGGGCGTGGAATTTATCTCGTAAGTTCCAAAGGGTGCACCGTCTCGAAAAACACAATTACGAATAACGGTTATTATGGAATTGTGCTTGGGAGCTCCAGCAAAAATACCATTTCCGGAAATACGGCTTCTAACGATGCCCGTGGTATCCATATTGGCTCCTCTGATGACAATACGCTTTCAGGCAACACCGTTACTTCGAATAGTGTTTTGGGGCTCTATGTTTGCGGTCTGAGTGACAGGAACCTCGTTTATAACAACTATTTCAATAACACCGTTATGATCATTAAAAGCGGGTCCGGAAATGCCTATAATACTGCAAAAACCGCAGGCAAAAACATAATTCATGGAACCTATCTTGGCGGGAACTTCTGGGGAACACCTGATGGCTCAGGCTTTTCCAATACCGCAGTGGATGCGGATGGAGATGGGATTTCAGATTCCGCATACAGTATACCAGGTAGCATATACTCAGATTCCCTGCCTCTTGTAATCCCTTCCAACCAGGCAGCCCCTGACGCGGACTTCAGAAGCAATGTTACCTCAGGAGACATGCCTCTGGGTGTATTATTTACTGATGCAAGTACAGGAACGTCCACTGCGTGGAACTGGAATTTTGGAGATGGGACATCTTCAACCCAGAAAAATCCAGTACATACCTATTCAGCAGCCGGAAGTTACACAGTAACGCTTACAGCAAGCAATGCGGCTGGAAACGACACAAAAACAAAAGAAAACTATATAATTGTAACAACCCCGCAAAAGCCAGTCGTAAACTTCTGGGGCGCCCCGAGATCAGGAGATGCGCCGCTAAGTGTGGCTTTTAAAGACATTACTACAGGAGTACCTACTGCCTGGAACTGGGATTTCGGAGACGGGACTACTTCAGCAATCCAGAATCCAACGCACATATATTCAGCAGCAGGACGCTACACAATAAAGCTGACAGCAACCAATGCTGCAGGCAGTAACACGCTAACAAAATATTATTACCTAACATTGACAGGAACAGCTGCCCAAACTCCTGTTGCTGCATTTTCGGCATCTCCTACTTCCGGAAATTCATCTCTGGATGTGACCTTTGCTGACAGCAGTACAGGAACTCCAACAGCCTGGAGCTGGAATTTCGGAGATGGGACTACTTCAGCAATCCAGAACCCAAAACACACATATTCAACAGCAGGAACCTACACAGTAACGCTTACAGCAACCAATGCTGCAGGCAGTAACACGGTAACAAAAACGAGTTATATAATTGTAGGAACGACGGCGGCACAAAAGCCGGTTGCTGCGTTTTCGGCATCTCCAACTTCCGGAAATTCACCTATGGATGTGACCTTTGCTGACAGCAGTACAGGAACTCCAACAACATGGAGCTGGAATTTCGGAGACGGGGCTACTTCAGCAATTCAGAACCCAAAACACACATATTCAACAGCAGGAACCTACACAGTAACGCTTACAGCAACCAATGCTGCAGGCAGTAACACTGTAACAAAATCCGGTTATATAATTGTAGGAACGACGGCGGCACAAACGCCGATTGCTGCGTTTTCGGCATCTCCTACTTCCGGAAATTCTCCTCTGGATGTGACCTTTACTGACAGCAGTACAGGAACTCCAACAGCCTGGAGCTGGAATTTCGGAGATGGGACTAATTCAGCAATCCAGAACCCAAAACACACATATTCAACAGCAGGAACCTACACTGTAACGCTTACAGCAACCAATGCTGCAGGCAGCAATACGGCAACAAAAACGAGTTATATAACTGCAATAACTGCAGGGACAACTGCGCAAAAGCCAGTCGTAAACTTCTGGGGTACCCCGAGATCAGGAAATGCGCCGCTGAGTGTGACCTTTAAGGACATTACTACAGGAGCACCCACAGCATGGAACTGGGATTTCGGAGACGGAACTACTTCAACAGACCAGAATCCAACGCACATATATTCAGCAGCAGGAAATTACGTGATAAAGCTGACAGCAAGCAATGCAGCCGGCAGTACTGTGCTATCAAAGTACAATTACATAACAGTTACAGGAACAGCTGCCCAAACTCCTGTTGCTGCATTTTCGGCATCTCCTACTTCCGGAAATTCACCTATGGATGTGACCTTTACTGACAGCAGTACAGGAACTCCCACAGCATGGAGCTGGAATTTCGGAGATGGAAGCAGTTCAACTCAGAAGAGTCCAACACATACATATTCGACAGCAGGAACTTACACGGTAACACTTACAGCAACCAATGCTGCAGGCAGTAACACTGTAACAAAAACGAGTTATATAACTGCAACAACTGCAACAACTGCAGGGACAACTGCACAAAAACCAGTCATAAACTGCTGGGGCTCTCCGAGGTCAGGAACTGCACCCCTGACTGTAACCTTTAAGGACAGTTCTACAGGCTCGCCCACTGCATGGAACTGGAGTTTTGGAGACGGAACATCTTCAACGGTCCAGAATCCAAAGCATATATATTCAGCAGCAGGCAGTTACACCATAAAGCTGACAGTAACCAATACAGCAGGCAGCACTGCAACAACAAAATACAATTATATAGTAGTGGCAAAGGCCTGA
- a CDS encoding ATP-dependent DNA helicase, which produces MMQKNGYMRYFTKKSCYPNQAEAMEKIHSALLQEKIVLFEGACGTGKTLSSLAPALHVGKKLNKVVIIVTNVHQQMVQFIHETRDINRDNSIKTIVFKGKTSMCPENLDYEECKLKGENTYDLLEFEREVSSKEKELKDASEKHKRTKDPALYALRNELEKEIEEARKKAQSLRNHSCSKLYEVLKFEGNEFSSWLFSDVRSPEDVMEYAEERGMCGYELLKKELKNTELLICNFHHVLSADIFMTLLKWLEKDPEDIILIFDEAHNIEASARSHSSVMLSEISIEKALSEVGEIPEPDNSPAFGGGFGSGLGIPLDEDYASRLYAKKLFSSLLTSIRDTYDSKLKFGERNRLGKHWQDIQISDPYERLDVLKVRFLRDAKKEGFADEEQVLTRLREIGEFGGRLEEIYAENYKKGLLAVPKRSQIRYVADFLSSYLVLSDRQNYYPILNMRRDFKSDRVVGRLELFTCIPKNVTQPLFDSVYSAVLMSATLRPFEMVKSTLGITREVEEITYGITFPQERRLTLAVSVPPLFAKNRDSPETLESLKEALLAATAASPGNVVVYFQSYAEALRYKRLLEPELSIPIFLDEIGVSAQEVRQEFFKIGEQGGKALLITYLWGTLSEGVDFRDSRCRTVIVVGVGYPALNDRIKAVESAYDTVFNCGDGWEFAVQVPTTRKVRQAMGRVVRSPEDFGVRILLDARYQGSQMRKLGKFSVFGYFPPEESREFLDVAPRDVGSLVKEFFANVVPYSPEIYISTPPSK; this is translated from the coding sequence ATGATGCAAAAGAACGGATACATGCGATATTTTACAAAAAAAAGTTGCTATCCAAACCAGGCAGAAGCCATGGAGAAGATTCATTCGGCTCTCCTGCAGGAAAAAATCGTGCTTTTTGAAGGGGCTTGCGGGACAGGCAAGACACTGAGTTCCCTTGCTCCTGCTCTTCATGTGGGGAAGAAACTCAACAAGGTCGTAATCATAGTCACAAATGTCCACCAGCAGATGGTCCAGTTCATCCATGAGACCCGGGACATCAACAGGGACAACAGCATAAAAACAATTGTTTTCAAGGGCAAGACCTCCATGTGTCCCGAGAACCTCGACTATGAGGAGTGCAAGCTAAAAGGGGAAAACACTTACGACCTCCTTGAGTTTGAGAGGGAGGTATCTTCAAAGGAAAAAGAACTCAAAGATGCCTCGGAAAAACACAAGCGGACAAAAGACCCTGCCCTTTACGCCCTCAGGAATGAGCTTGAAAAAGAAATCGAGGAAGCCCGAAAAAAGGCTCAGTCCTTGAGAAACCACTCTTGTTCAAAGCTTTATGAAGTCCTCAAATTTGAAGGAAATGAGTTTTCGTCCTGGCTTTTTTCGGATGTTAGAAGCCCCGAAGATGTAATGGAATATGCGGAAGAACGGGGCATGTGCGGGTATGAGCTGCTTAAAAAGGAACTCAAAAACACAGAACTTCTGATCTGCAATTTCCATCATGTGCTCAGTGCTGACATCTTCATGACTCTCCTTAAATGGCTTGAGAAAGACCCTGAAGACATCATTCTTATCTTTGACGAAGCTCACAACATTGAGGCTTCAGCCCGTTCCCATTCCTCCGTAATGCTTTCCGAAATATCCATTGAAAAAGCTCTTTCTGAGGTAGGGGAAATTCCTGAGCCTGACAATTCTCCTGCGTTCGGGGGAGGCTTCGGATCAGGTCTCGGGATTCCTCTTGACGAGGACTATGCCTCCAGGCTCTACGCAAAAAAGCTTTTTTCCAGTTTACTGACCTCTATCAGGGATACTTATGACTCAAAGTTGAAGTTTGGGGAGAGGAACAGGCTTGGAAAACACTGGCAGGACATTCAGATTAGCGATCCTTATGAGCGCCTCGACGTCCTGAAAGTTCGTTTTTTGCGGGATGCAAAGAAAGAAGGGTTTGCAGACGAAGAACAGGTACTTACCAGACTGCGAGAAATCGGGGAGTTCGGGGGCAGGCTGGAAGAGATTTATGCCGAAAATTACAAAAAAGGGCTTCTTGCCGTTCCAAAGCGTTCCCAGATCCGTTATGTTGCGGATTTTCTTTCTTCTTATCTTGTGCTTTCGGATCGGCAGAACTATTATCCGATCCTGAACATGCGCAGAGACTTTAAAAGCGACAGGGTAGTCGGCAGGCTTGAACTTTTCACCTGTATTCCCAAGAATGTGACCCAGCCGTTGTTTGATTCCGTTTATTCGGCAGTGCTGATGTCGGCTACACTTCGACCTTTCGAGATGGTCAAATCCACACTGGGCATTACCCGGGAAGTGGAAGAAATCACCTATGGGATCACTTTTCCACAGGAAAGAAGGCTCACTCTTGCGGTTTCCGTCCCGCCCCTCTTTGCAAAAAACAGGGACAGCCCTGAAACTCTGGAAAGTTTGAAAGAAGCGCTTCTCGCTGCCACTGCCGCATCTCCCGGGAATGTGGTCGTTTATTTCCAGAGCTATGCGGAAGCCCTCCGTTATAAAAGACTCCTTGAGCCCGAACTTTCGATCCCCATTTTCCTTGACGAGATAGGGGTCTCAGCCCAGGAGGTCAGGCAGGAGTTTTTCAAAATAGGGGAGCAGGGAGGAAAAGCTCTGCTCATAACCTATCTCTGGGGAACATTGAGTGAAGGCGTTGATTTCAGAGACTCCCGCTGCAGGACCGTAATTGTCGTAGGTGTGGGATATCCGGCTCTGAATGACAGGATAAAAGCTGTAGAGTCGGCATATGATACGGTTTTCAACTGTGGAGACGGCTGGGAGTTTGCAGTCCAGGTGCCAACGACCCGAAAGGTAAGGCAGGCAATGGGAAGAGTTGTCCGCTCTCCGGAAGACTTCGGAGTAAGGATTCTCCTTGACGCTCGCTATCAGGGTTCCCAGATGCGCAAGCTGGGTAAATTTTCGGTATTCGGGTACTTCCCGCCCGAAGAGAGTAGAGAGTTTCTCGATGTAGCTCCAAGGGATGTGGGAAGCCTGGTAAAAGAGTTTTTTGCAAATGTAGTGCCCTATTCCCCTGAAATTTACATTTCGACCCCCCCTTCAAAATAA
- a CDS encoding winged helix-turn-helix transcriptional regulator, giving the protein MVNEAPKNNKHYNCPVEATLDVIGGKWKPLILWQLRAEKLRFSGLQQSMQGISPKMLTKQLRELEADGLVLREAYPEIPPRVEYSLTEFGKTVLPVLDALCEWGNGYLGREYILDKNEKIKTADSISQ; this is encoded by the coding sequence ATGGTAAATGAGGCCCCAAAAAATAATAAACACTATAATTGTCCTGTTGAAGCGACTCTGGATGTAATAGGCGGCAAATGGAAACCTCTCATTCTCTGGCAATTGCGAGCAGAAAAACTGCGGTTTTCAGGGCTTCAGCAAAGCATGCAGGGGATTTCTCCCAAAATGCTCACAAAACAGCTCAGGGAACTCGAAGCAGATGGGCTTGTCCTCAGGGAGGCTTATCCTGAAATCCCGCCCAGGGTTGAATATTCTCTGACCGAATTTGGAAAAACCGTGCTACCGGTTCTGGATGCACTCTGTGAATGGGGAAATGGGTACCTTGGCAGGGAGTACATTCTTGATAAAAATGAGAAAATAAAAACCGCTGATAGTATTTCGCAGTAA
- a CDS encoding MATE family efflux transporter, producing MDERSRMLADEKIGKLLFKLSLPATIGMLVQAFYNLVDTVFVGRAYGTESIQAIGGIAVAFPIQMIGMAVSLAIGIGGASIISRRLGEREQKKADKIFANLIFLSLFSSLLITGVGLLYIVPLLKMFGATDTILPYALEYMGVILSGTVLFSLAMVTNAVARAEGNAKVAMKSMMMSGGLNVILDPLFIFGFGMGIKGAAIATVLAQAIGVIYIAHYFLSGKSTLNLYPADLRPDSKIIKEVLEIGVSPFARNVSGSFMVIILNNLLAFYGGDIAIAVFGIINKLLMFTFMPMIGIVQGLQPIVGFNYGAKNFERVRESVKLAIIITTGMSIAGFLLLYLFPEQLFGIFSGDHQLIVEGKYAVRIVVLATPLVGFQVVGGALYQALGKARPSLFLSMCRQVLFLIPLVLILPKYLELFGVWAAFPLADTLAFAVTLFMVIREFKLLAEKGENMIIDPVEGNLPALGN from the coding sequence ATGGATGAAAGAAGCCGGATGCTTGCAGACGAAAAAATCGGAAAACTTCTTTTTAAATTGTCATTGCCTGCAACCATAGGAATGCTGGTGCAGGCCTTCTACAATCTTGTGGACACGGTATTCGTAGGCAGGGCTTATGGAACCGAGAGCATCCAGGCAATCGGAGGAATTGCAGTTGCATTCCCTATCCAGATGATCGGAATGGCTGTAAGCCTTGCTATCGGAATCGGGGGAGCGTCCATCATATCTCGCCGCCTTGGGGAACGAGAACAGAAAAAAGCCGACAAAATTTTTGCAAACCTGATCTTCCTTTCCCTTTTTTCGAGCTTACTGATAACAGGGGTAGGGCTTCTCTATATCGTACCGCTCCTTAAAATGTTCGGGGCGACTGACACTATTCTCCCTTATGCCCTTGAATACATGGGAGTAATCCTTTCCGGTACTGTCCTGTTTTCACTTGCAATGGTAACAAATGCTGTTGCCCGTGCCGAAGGAAATGCAAAGGTTGCCATGAAATCCATGATGATGTCCGGGGGCCTCAATGTAATACTTGACCCCCTCTTTATTTTTGGCTTTGGAATGGGGATTAAGGGAGCAGCCATTGCAACGGTTCTGGCCCAGGCAATTGGAGTGATTTACATTGCCCATTATTTCCTGAGTGGGAAAAGCACACTCAATCTCTACCCTGCTGACCTTAGGCCGGACAGCAAAATCATAAAAGAAGTCCTGGAAATAGGGGTGTCCCCCTTTGCGCGAAACGTGTCAGGCAGCTTCATGGTCATTATCCTGAACAACCTCCTTGCCTTCTACGGAGGAGACATAGCCATTGCTGTTTTCGGGATCATTAACAAGCTCCTGATGTTTACCTTCATGCCCATGATCGGAATTGTCCAGGGCCTTCAGCCGATTGTAGGCTTCAATTACGGAGCAAAAAACTTTGAGCGTGTAAGGGAATCGGTAAAGCTTGCCATCATTATCACCACAGGTATGTCCATTGCAGGTTTTCTGTTACTCTACCTGTTTCCGGAACAGCTTTTTGGAATTTTCAGCGGAGACCACCAGTTGATCGTTGAAGGAAAATACGCCGTAAGAATTGTGGTGCTGGCAACTCCCCTTGTAGGTTTCCAGGTTGTTGGAGGGGCTCTTTACCAGGCGCTCGGCAAAGCAAGACCTTCCCTGTTTCTATCCATGTGCAGGCAGGTGCTTTTCCTGATCCCGCTGGTGCTTATACTCCCTAAGTATCTGGAGCTCTTCGGGGTCTGGGCAGCCTTCCCGCTTGCAGATACCCTGGCTTTTGCAGTAACCCTGTTCATGGTAATCCGGGAGTTCAAACTGCTTGCTGAAAAAGGAGAAAATATGATAATTGACCCGGTTGAAGGGAATTTACCTGCTTTAGGGAATTGA
- a CDS encoding NosD domain-containing protein — protein MFEESCTHSLESNPGSKYNSLSNNTISKCNTGIWLIESYKNVIESNFVIENGVGISSDFSPADQIFNNYFSNIVNVNFEDGQASHAWNTTRIAGKNIIDGLYIGENY, from the coding sequence ATATTTGAGGAATCCTGTACTCACAGTTTAGAGAGTAACCCCGGCTCAAAATATAATTCTTTGAGCAATAACACTATTTCAAAATGCAATACCGGAATCTGGCTTATTGAGTCTTACAAAAACGTGATTGAAAGCAATTTTGTAATTGAAAATGGGGTTGGAATCTCTTCAGACTTTTCGCCGGCAGATCAGATTTTCAATAACTATTTTTCTAACATCGTAAATGTAAATTTTGAAGACGGGCAAGCAAGCCACGCCTGGAACACTACGAGAATCGCAGGGAAAAACATAATAGATGGCCTTTACATTGGTGAAAATTACTGA